A genomic segment from Kyrpidia tusciae DSM 2912 encodes:
- a CDS encoding FAD:protein FMN transferase, with the protein MAIYEHAFQSMASPIRIRLDFPGNHRQEDAEAATEIWDMAKDEFASVVKALSRFDPNSELSRLNQSPGQWVATSPLLREALQKAREAYEYTGGVFDPRILRSLEALGYTGAPVVPLSTGGRGDGTDSMRGAAASFDSDGDKFPEPWADPAPWVEFDGDRVRIEAPLDLGGLGKSLAVDRVRKSILNHPAAGRMKGFLVNAGGDLYAWGTREDGEHWRVGIEDPTAPATILAVLGLPLSTAVCTSSIARRRWIHHGRPVHHLIDPATGQPAESPYLSVTCAYPDPITAEIITKVLFIRPAQSLRIWPWPEYIWWVTTDVRLHATPSGQRWVTWSR; encoded by the coding sequence ATGGCCATTTATGAACACGCCTTTCAATCCATGGCCTCGCCCATCCGCATCCGCCTCGATTTCCCGGGAAATCACCGACAGGAGGACGCTGAGGCCGCGACCGAAATTTGGGACATGGCAAAAGATGAGTTTGCTTCCGTGGTGAAAGCGCTGTCTCGGTTCGATCCGAACAGTGAACTTTCTCGACTCAACCAAAGTCCCGGGCAGTGGGTGGCCACCTCCCCCCTGCTTCGGGAAGCCTTGCAGAAGGCCCGAGAAGCCTACGAGTATACGGGCGGGGTCTTTGATCCCAGGATTTTGCGGTCTCTGGAGGCGTTGGGATACACAGGTGCGCCGGTGGTCCCCCTCTCAACCGGCGGGAGGGGGGACGGCACGGACAGTATGCGGGGAGCCGCCGCCAGTTTTGATTCGGACGGGGACAAATTCCCTGAACCTTGGGCAGACCCCGCACCTTGGGTGGAATTTGACGGCGATCGGGTCCGGATCGAGGCACCCCTGGACCTCGGTGGTCTCGGGAAAAGCCTGGCCGTGGATCGGGTGCGCAAGAGCATATTGAATCATCCGGCGGCCGGCCGGATGAAAGGGTTTCTGGTCAATGCCGGCGGCGATCTTTACGCATGGGGGACCAGGGAGGACGGGGAACATTGGCGGGTGGGAATCGAAGATCCCACCGCCCCCGCCACCATTTTGGCAGTCCTGGGTCTGCCTCTATCCACAGCCGTCTGTACGTCCTCCATCGCCCGGCGCCGCTGGATTCACCACGGCCGCCCGGTGCACCATCTGATCGACCCCGCCACGGGGCAACCGGCGGAGTCGCCCTATTTGAGCGTCACCTGCGCGTATCCGGACCCCATCACCGCAGAGATTATCACAAAGGTCTTATTTATACGGCCTGCGCAATCCTTGCGCATCTGGCCTTGGCCCGAGTATATTTGGTGGGTGACGACGGATGTCCGGCTTCACGCCACACCCTCTGGACAGCGGTGGGTCACCTGGAGCCGGTAA
- a CDS encoding CcmD family protein encodes MSNMQYLFLGTAVVWIGTLLYVVSLIRRQNHTLRMIEQLQKSLEEES; translated from the coding sequence ATGTCCAACATGCAATATCTGTTTCTGGGGACGGCCGTGGTGTGGATCGGAACGTTGCTTTATGTCGTCTCGCTGATACGGCGCCAAAACCACACCCTGCGCATGATTGAGCAACTGCAAAAGAGTCTGGAGGAAGAAAGCTGA
- a CDS encoding TlpA family protein disulfide reductase, producing MNGAGEGSSASSGPGAPTPQAFKWALLIPVVLLGAALAYAAWHLAGGGGPKAAVGQSAPELTLTDLEGRTFHLSDYRGRVVVLNFFTSWCPPCQQEAPDLARFAQSAGPGTVLVMVDRGEAEGPVRRFIQQYGIDAHVVMDPDNRASQAFGVTGQPETFIIDRQGIIRQHVIGPTTATGLEQMTAPWE from the coding sequence ATGAACGGAGCGGGCGAAGGATCTTCGGCGTCGAGTGGCCCCGGAGCGCCCACGCCACAGGCATTCAAATGGGCGCTGCTCATTCCGGTCGTCCTTCTCGGGGCCGCCTTGGCCTATGCGGCGTGGCATCTGGCCGGAGGCGGGGGCCCCAAGGCGGCGGTGGGACAATCGGCGCCTGAGCTGACCCTCACGGATTTGGAAGGTCGCACCTTCCACCTGTCTGACTACCGGGGTCGGGTGGTGGTACTGAATTTTTTCACCTCCTGGTGCCCGCCATGTCAGCAGGAAGCCCCGGATCTCGCCCGTTTCGCGCAATCGGCAGGCCCGGGAACTGTCCTGGTCATGGTGGATCGGGGAGAAGCCGAGGGCCCGGTCCGCCGCTTCATCCAGCAATACGGCATCGACGCCCACGTCGTCATGGATCCGGACAACCGGGCCTCTCAAGCTTTTGGCGTCACCGGCCAACCGGAAACCTTCATTATCGATCGGCAAGGCATCATCCGACAACACGTCATCGGCCCCACCACCGCCACCGGGTTGGAGCAGATGACGGCGCCATGGGAATGA
- a CDS encoding cytochrome c maturation protein CcmE, with the protein MSTRTKAVAALIVVLAVIGGLIWVGVTRAASYYLTVDEAAAKGQALIGRSLKVSGNIAPDSVQWNPDTLTLAFRIQGTDPSHTMPVLYHGVKPSDFSNGWPVVAEGKLGSDGVLHADQLLVKCPSKYEAQQPGQPGSPSSGSAGQQPAGSSAQ; encoded by the coding sequence ATGTCCACCCGCACCAAAGCCGTGGCGGCACTGATCGTTGTTCTCGCGGTCATCGGAGGGCTGATCTGGGTTGGAGTAACCCGGGCGGCCAGCTACTACCTGACCGTCGACGAAGCGGCGGCGAAAGGCCAGGCACTGATCGGTCGCTCTCTCAAAGTGAGCGGCAACATCGCACCGGACAGCGTCCAGTGGAATCCGGATACTCTCACCTTGGCGTTTCGTATTCAAGGTACAGATCCGAGCCACACCATGCCCGTTTTGTATCACGGCGTGAAGCCTTCAGATTTCTCCAACGGCTGGCCCGTGGTCGCCGAGGGCAAACTGGGTTCTGACGGAGTCCTCCACGCCGATCAACTGCTGGTGAAGTGCCCGTCTAAATATGAAGCGCAGCAGCCGGGACAGCCTGGGAGCCCATCTTCGGGATCCGCAGGGCAGCAGCCGGCCGGAAGCTCCGCGCAGTGA
- the tkt gene encoding transketolase, translated as MHAKGNEPKAHGIEQLAVNTIRTLAIDAIERANSGHPGMPMGAAPMAFVLWTRFLRHNPDDPRWPDRDRFVLSAGHGSMLLYSLLHLSGYDLTLEDLKQFRQWGSRTPGHPEYGATPGVEMTTGPLGQGLATAVGMAMAERFLAARFNRPGHEVVDHYTYVLCGDGDLMEGVSAEAASLAGHLKLGKLIVLYDSNDISLDGETSLAFTEDVRGRFAAYGWQVLRVADGNDLVQVAQAIARAREEDGRPSLIEVKTTIGYGSPGKAGSAKAHGSPLGTQEVTGAKQAYGWPEDAEFWVPGEVREYFARVKEKGAEAQRRWLERMDEYRRAYPELARVLEKVLAGDLPEGWDRDLPVFRPEEGPLATRQASGKAIQALARRIPTFLGGSADLASSNETAIEGEGAFQPDRYDGRNLWFGVREHAMGAALNGMALHGGLRVYGGTFLVFSDYMRPAIRLAALMEQPVVYVFTHDSIAVGEDGPTHQPIEQIPALRLIPGLRVYRPADANETVAAWRDVLARPEGPAALVLTRQKLPVLAETARLASEGVARGGYVLADAENPKAIIIATGSEVSLAMDAKKRLAADGIPVRVVSMPCRELFDRQPAGYKDTILPPAIKARVAVEMAHPMGWDRYVGDRGRVIGIDHFGASAPGGRVQQEFGFTVDRVCQVVREVVEG; from the coding sequence GTGCACGCAAAAGGAAATGAACCGAAGGCGCATGGAATCGAACAACTGGCTGTCAACACCATTCGCACCCTGGCCATCGATGCCATAGAGAGGGCCAACTCCGGTCATCCCGGCATGCCCATGGGCGCTGCGCCGATGGCCTTTGTTCTGTGGACGCGTTTTTTGCGTCACAACCCGGATGATCCCAGGTGGCCCGACCGGGACCGGTTTGTACTTTCGGCCGGACACGGATCGATGCTATTATACAGCCTGTTGCATCTTTCGGGCTATGATCTCACGTTAGAGGATCTGAAACAGTTTCGACAATGGGGCAGTCGAACGCCTGGGCACCCGGAGTACGGCGCCACCCCCGGGGTGGAGATGACCACCGGGCCCTTGGGCCAGGGTCTGGCGACCGCCGTGGGCATGGCCATGGCCGAGCGATTCTTGGCAGCGCGGTTTAACCGTCCCGGGCATGAGGTGGTAGACCACTACACCTATGTGCTTTGCGGAGATGGAGATCTGATGGAAGGGGTGTCGGCGGAGGCCGCCTCGTTGGCCGGACACCTCAAGCTCGGAAAATTGATCGTCCTGTACGACTCCAATGACATCTCCCTGGACGGGGAGACGAGCCTCGCCTTCACCGAGGATGTAAGGGGACGCTTTGCGGCCTATGGGTGGCAGGTCCTTCGGGTGGCGGACGGGAATGATTTGGTGCAGGTGGCCCAGGCCATCGCCCGAGCCCGGGAGGAGGATGGCCGTCCCAGTTTGATCGAGGTGAAGACCACCATCGGCTACGGCAGTCCGGGCAAGGCGGGCTCGGCCAAAGCCCACGGGTCGCCCTTGGGAACCCAAGAGGTCACAGGGGCGAAACAGGCCTACGGCTGGCCTGAGGACGCCGAATTCTGGGTGCCCGGGGAAGTCCGGGAGTATTTTGCCAGGGTGAAGGAGAAGGGGGCGGAGGCCCAGCGGCGGTGGCTGGAAAGAATGGATGAGTACCGCAGGGCGTATCCCGAACTGGCCCGGGTGTTGGAGAAGGTCCTGGCCGGGGATCTGCCCGAAGGTTGGGATCGGGATCTTCCGGTGTTTCGGCCAGAAGAGGGTCCGCTGGCGACCCGGCAGGCCTCGGGCAAGGCGATTCAAGCTTTGGCCCGGAGGATCCCCACTTTTCTCGGAGGGTCCGCGGATCTTGCGTCGTCAAATGAAACGGCGATTGAGGGGGAAGGGGCTTTTCAACCCGACCGGTACGATGGAAGGAATCTCTGGTTCGGGGTGCGGGAGCACGCCATGGGGGCAGCGCTCAATGGGATGGCCCTGCACGGAGGTCTTCGAGTATACGGGGGCACGTTCCTGGTGTTTTCGGATTACATGCGGCCGGCGATCCGGTTGGCGGCACTGATGGAGCAACCCGTGGTCTACGTGTTCACCCATGATTCCATCGCCGTGGGAGAGGATGGGCCGACCCATCAGCCCATCGAGCAGATCCCGGCCCTGCGGCTGATTCCCGGCCTGCGGGTGTACCGGCCGGCGGACGCCAATGAGACGGTGGCCGCTTGGCGGGATGTATTGGCCCGGCCCGAGGGGCCGGCGGCCTTGGTGTTGACCCGGCAGAAGTTGCCGGTGTTGGCCGAGACCGCCCGGCTCGCCTCCGAGGGGGTGGCCCGGGGCGGGTATGTCCTCGCCGACGCCGAGAATCCAAAGGCGATCATCATCGCCACCGGGTCTGAGGTGAGCTTGGCGATGGATGCAAAAAAAAGACTCGCCGCCGACGGGATTCCCGTCCGGGTGGTGAGCATGCCCTGCCGGGAGTTGTTTGACCGCCAGCCCGCCGGATACAAAGACACCATCCTGCCCCCGGCGATCAAAGCCCGGGTTGCGGTGGAAATGGCCCATCCGATGGGCTGGGACCGATATGTCGGCGACCGGGGCCGGGTGATCGGGATCGATCACTTTGGCGCCAGCGCTCCGGGAGGGCGAGTGCAACAGGAGTTCGGCTTTACGGTTGACCGGGTCTGCCAAGTGGTGCGGGAAGTGGTGGAAGGGTAG
- the ccsA gene encoding cytochrome c biogenesis protein CcsA: MRDKGLAVLTGVVFLAGLAAIYAAFIYAPPERFMGDLQRLMYFHIGSAWAAMLAFFMVFVYGVGYLFTRRPSFDRVALASAEVGVFFTTLVLITGPIWARPVWNTWWTWDPRLTTTLILWFIYIAYLLLRSSISDDTRRRVVASIFGIIGFLDVPIVHFSVTWWRSIHPNVITGGTINMAPAMTQALMVNGVAFVLLYVLLTWLRARLEAAREEVARLQHRVYERASDRTTEGDGGSDADIS; encoded by the coding sequence GTGCGGGATAAAGGGCTCGCGGTTCTGACGGGAGTCGTGTTTCTTGCCGGACTGGCGGCGATTTACGCTGCTTTCATTTATGCGCCCCCGGAACGCTTCATGGGGGATTTGCAGCGATTGATGTATTTTCATATCGGCAGCGCCTGGGCGGCGATGCTGGCTTTTTTTATGGTATTCGTCTACGGGGTCGGGTATCTTTTCACCCGGCGGCCTTCTTTTGACCGAGTGGCACTGGCGTCGGCGGAAGTGGGGGTGTTTTTCACCACGTTGGTCCTCATCACCGGTCCGATTTGGGCCAGGCCGGTGTGGAACACGTGGTGGACCTGGGATCCGCGGTTGACCACGACCCTTATCCTATGGTTTATCTACATTGCTTATTTATTGCTCCGGAGCAGTATCTCCGATGACACGAGGCGGCGAGTGGTGGCGTCCATTTTTGGTATCATCGGCTTTTTGGACGTCCCCATTGTGCACTTTTCGGTGACTTGGTGGCGTTCGATCCATCCCAACGTCATTACGGGCGGCACCATCAATATGGCCCCGGCGATGACCCAGGCCCTTATGGTGAACGGCGTCGCTTTCGTCCTGCTCTACGTTCTTCTGACATGGCTCCGGGCCCGGCTTGAGGCAGCCCGGGAAGAAGTGGCGCGGCTGCAGCACCGGGTGTATGAACGGGCGAGTGACCGAACGACGGAAGGGGATGGGGGTTCTGATGCCGACATCTCTTGA
- a CDS encoding cytochrome c-type biogenesis protein, with translation MFQRITTVAALLLTLYLSAPVHAAGQTVTWQDVLNIASQYHPPGCPPSLTGATCQERQAYDLRIEIFRLLEQGKTPAEIRQILISEYGNDILAAPPVRGVGALVWAVPAIVIILGLGIFILIVRGRRPPVGG, from the coding sequence ATGTTCCAACGGATCACCACGGTCGCGGCTTTGCTTTTGACCCTGTACCTGTCCGCTCCGGTTCATGCCGCTGGGCAGACCGTGACGTGGCAAGACGTGCTCAATATCGCCTCCCAGTACCATCCGCCCGGCTGTCCCCCGAGCCTCACCGGGGCCACATGCCAAGAGAGGCAGGCCTATGACCTCCGAATCGAGATTTTCCGCCTTCTTGAGCAGGGAAAGACCCCGGCCGAAATTCGGCAGATTCTCATATCCGAATACGGAAACGACATTTTGGCCGCACCGCCCGTCCGGGGAGTGGGAGCCCTGGTGTGGGCAGTGCCCGCCATTGTGATCATCCTGGGCCTCGGCATTTTCATTCTGATTGTGCGCGGGCGCCGGCCGCCCGTCGGGGGGTGA
- a CDS encoding HAD family hydrolase, with protein MKLLIWDIDGTLTYTPGVGRRAMEVAFEEKFGIQNALEGIDMAGGLDVEIVRQAFDRHGIPQKQRGEYFAHYVQVLDRMLAAPHPGGPTPGIVEALDSLSGRQDVVQVLGTGNIEAGAWIKLRRHGLDGYFRTGGFGDEPVPRWKVIRAAIDRARDHHRLGSLRADNIYVIGDTPRDIEAGRRLGVQTVSVATGPFTAEQLAAHRPDHLLPSFETPWQQVFFG; from the coding sequence GTGAAACTTTTGATCTGGGATATCGATGGGACCTTAACCTACACCCCGGGGGTGGGACGCAGGGCCATGGAGGTGGCTTTCGAAGAAAAATTTGGGATCCAGAACGCCTTGGAGGGAATCGACATGGCCGGTGGACTGGATGTGGAGATCGTCCGGCAGGCCTTTGACCGCCACGGGATCCCCCAAAAGCAGAGAGGGGAGTATTTTGCCCATTATGTGCAGGTGCTGGACCGCATGTTGGCCGCCCCCCACCCCGGGGGGCCGACGCCGGGAATCGTCGAAGCGCTGGACAGCCTCTCAGGGCGCCAGGATGTCGTGCAGGTCTTGGGGACGGGCAACATCGAAGCCGGGGCCTGGATTAAACTGAGGCGGCACGGACTGGACGGATATTTTCGCACCGGAGGGTTCGGAGATGAGCCGGTGCCCAGGTGGAAGGTCATCCGGGCGGCCATCGACCGCGCCCGGGATCACCACCGTCTGGGCAGCCTGCGCGCCGATAACATCTATGTCATCGGCGATACGCCCCGGGACATTGAGGCTGGGCGCCGCCTCGGCGTGCAGACGGTCTCGGTGGCCACCGGCCCCTTCACGGCGGAGCAGCTGGCGGCTCATCGGCCGGATCACTTGTTGCCCAGTTTTGAAACACCTTGGCAGCAGGTCTTTTTTGGGTGA
- a CDS encoding ABC transporter ATP-binding protein: MIELRRASIIRNGRILLYPVNLTLESGVLATVTGPNGAGKTTLLRLMSGLWRPSEGEVLLDGESPSARHRGQIGLVLQESMLYGGLTVRENLRFFGRLYRVSDLENRIHDLANELRFERRLNDPVSVLSKGYTQRVTLARALLPKPRLLLLDEPFDGLDPSVRGLVKEVLALRVAEGATAVVVTHDLKLTPHADVQIQLNRGRVAVVSPGNKVS; encoded by the coding sequence GTGATTGAACTTCGTCGGGCTTCGATCATTCGTAACGGCCGCATCCTTTTGTATCCCGTCAACCTGACCCTTGAATCCGGCGTTCTGGCGACGGTGACAGGCCCGAACGGTGCGGGAAAAACGACGCTCCTTCGCCTGATGTCGGGACTTTGGCGTCCCAGCGAAGGGGAGGTCCTGTTGGACGGGGAGAGTCCTTCGGCTCGGCATCGGGGACAGATCGGGTTGGTTCTTCAGGAATCGATGTTGTACGGAGGACTCACCGTCCGGGAGAACCTCCGTTTTTTCGGACGCCTGTACCGGGTGAGCGATCTTGAGAATCGCATCCACGATTTGGCAAATGAACTTCGTTTTGAACGGCGATTGAATGATCCCGTGTCTGTCTTGTCAAAAGGATACACCCAACGGGTGACCCTGGCCCGGGCCCTTCTCCCCAAACCCCGGCTGCTCCTTTTGGACGAGCCCTTTGATGGCCTCGATCCGAGCGTGCGGGGATTGGTCAAGGAAGTATTGGCCCTCAGGGTAGCGGAAGGCGCCACGGCGGTGGTGGTCACCCATGACCTGAAACTCACGCCCCACGCAGATGTCCAAATTCAGTTGAATCGGGGACGGGTGGCGGTCGTTTCTCCCGGGAACAAGGTTTCATGA
- a CDS encoding RraA family protein: MNSSDLDSLISQFAELPTTCISDALAGLTNLDPAIKPLKKKWTVCGRAYPVRLRAADNLKLLQGIRDAQPGDVLIADAKGFLYNAVAGDFVIGLMKTLGLAGFVVDGAVRDVSGIKELDFPVFCRGATVAAGSKSGAGEAGVPISCAGVTVHPGDIVVGDVDGVVIVPADQAEEVLTKAREKLEKDREREEGILGNPDAARAYLDRVLGRA, from the coding sequence ATGAATTCATCTGACTTGGATTCCCTTATCTCCCAGTTCGCCGAATTGCCGACGACCTGTATCTCCGACGCTTTGGCGGGACTCACCAACCTCGACCCCGCCATCAAGCCGCTAAAGAAAAAATGGACGGTCTGCGGCCGGGCGTATCCGGTGAGACTCCGGGCTGCGGACAACCTGAAGCTCTTGCAGGGCATTCGGGACGCCCAACCGGGCGATGTGCTCATCGCCGATGCCAAGGGGTTTCTGTATAACGCCGTCGCCGGAGATTTTGTCATCGGCCTCATGAAAACCCTGGGCCTCGCCGGGTTTGTGGTGGACGGCGCCGTTCGGGACGTCTCGGGCATTAAAGAACTTGATTTTCCCGTGTTCTGCCGGGGTGCCACCGTGGCCGCCGGGAGCAAATCGGGGGCGGGGGAGGCCGGGGTGCCCATCTCCTGCGCCGGTGTCACCGTGCACCCCGGGGATATCGTCGTGGGAGACGTGGACGGTGTGGTCATCGTCCCCGCCGATCAAGCGGAAGAGGTTCTCACCAAGGCCAGGGAGAAACTTGAAAAAGACCGGGAAAGGGAAGAGGGCATCCTCGGCAACCCCGATGCCGCCCGGGCCTATCTCGACCGGGTGCTGGGGCGGGCCTGA
- a CDS encoding heme lyase CcmF/NrfE family subunit, translated as MGELGRWSLLLSAVVLLYMIVASAYGAWKGNRRWIESGRRAAVAAAGLASLASLSLIGLLVTGDFRYEYVADYTSRDLGILYRISAFWGGNQGSLLLWLWVLSLYTVVVTFARSEGHEHFQPYVTAALGVVSLFFSAVLNTVAQPFQLLPFTSVDGAGLNPLLQNPGMTIHPLTLYLGYIGFSVPFAYGMAAVFTGRADAAWLRVTRRWSLVAWLFLSMGILYGARWAYEVLGWGGYWSWDPVENASLLPWLTATAFIHSSIVQERKGTLKIWNVALVILTFSLTIFGTFLTRSGIFWSVHAFSNGPLGAIFLTFVAFVLVAAFGLLAWRWPLLKSTAAPIAPVSKESSFVLNNVLFVSLTFAVLWGTVFPVISQGLIGRQMVVGPPFFNTVAAPLAVALVLLMGIGTVVAWRHSTVRRVAASLVTPFFLTLPALAVFIALGIREGAVLAALGSIVFVGAITVREFTSGTAARMRLTGESAPRALVRLVGQQRRRYGGYLVHLAVLLIVLGIVVSGSYSEQKQVVMKPGDMVTIGPYQLTLLGSATRDEPGRAVVYSQLLVQKNDQSLGILQPEDWYFLNGSQPAPQVAIRSTPIDDLYVVMAGMDATQGKVLFEIHRNPMLSWIWYGGYLLVAGTLISLWPVRSAFQEAGRVEMPGAEVRP; from the coding sequence ATGGGCGAACTCGGTCGCTGGTCATTACTTCTGTCCGCCGTCGTCCTGTTGTATATGATCGTCGCCAGTGCCTACGGGGCTTGGAAAGGGAATCGACGCTGGATCGAGAGCGGCCGGCGCGCCGCCGTGGCCGCTGCGGGCCTGGCCAGTCTCGCCTCCCTGTCCCTGATTGGACTGTTGGTCACCGGCGATTTTCGTTATGAATACGTGGCGGATTACACCAGTCGGGATCTGGGAATTCTGTACCGGATTTCAGCCTTTTGGGGGGGCAATCAGGGATCGCTCTTGCTGTGGCTCTGGGTGCTCTCCCTGTACACCGTCGTGGTTACCTTTGCCCGTTCGGAAGGGCACGAGCATTTTCAGCCTTACGTGACTGCTGCTCTCGGTGTTGTGTCCCTCTTTTTCAGCGCGGTGCTCAACACCGTCGCCCAGCCCTTTCAACTCCTGCCGTTCACCAGTGTCGACGGTGCCGGGCTCAACCCGTTGCTGCAGAACCCGGGTATGACGATCCACCCGCTGACCTTGTACCTCGGTTACATCGGCTTTTCCGTGCCCTTCGCCTACGGGATGGCCGCGGTGTTCACCGGCCGGGCCGATGCGGCTTGGCTGCGGGTCACGCGCCGCTGGAGTTTGGTGGCCTGGCTGTTCCTCAGCATGGGAATCCTGTACGGGGCTCGGTGGGCTTACGAAGTTCTCGGCTGGGGCGGCTATTGGAGTTGGGACCCGGTGGAAAATGCCTCGTTGCTCCCTTGGTTGACGGCCACGGCGTTCATTCATTCCAGTATCGTCCAGGAGCGCAAGGGCACTCTGAAAATCTGGAATGTGGCCTTGGTGATCCTGACCTTCTCTTTAACCATTTTCGGGACGTTTCTGACTCGAAGCGGAATTTTCTGGTCGGTCCACGCCTTTTCCAACGGACCGCTCGGCGCGATATTTCTCACCTTCGTCGCCTTTGTGCTCGTGGCGGCTTTCGGGCTCTTGGCGTGGCGGTGGCCACTGCTAAAATCCACAGCCGCTCCCATCGCTCCGGTGTCGAAGGAAAGTAGTTTTGTGTTGAACAACGTCCTGTTTGTCTCCTTGACGTTCGCCGTGTTATGGGGCACCGTATTCCCGGTGATCAGCCAGGGGTTGATCGGCCGGCAGATGGTGGTCGGACCGCCCTTCTTCAACACCGTGGCCGCACCGTTGGCGGTTGCCCTGGTGCTGCTGATGGGCATCGGCACCGTGGTGGCGTGGCGCCATTCCACGGTGCGCCGGGTGGCGGCCAGCCTGGTGACGCCTTTCTTCCTGACTTTGCCCGCCCTGGCGGTCTTCATCGCCCTCGGGATTCGAGAAGGCGCGGTGCTCGCTGCTCTTGGGAGTATCGTATTTGTCGGCGCCATTACCGTTAGGGAGTTCACCTCTGGGACCGCGGCGCGGATGCGGCTCACCGGCGAAAGTGCCCCGAGGGCGTTGGTGCGCCTGGTGGGGCAGCAACGCAGGCGTTATGGCGGTTACCTGGTGCACTTGGCGGTTTTATTGATCGTACTGGGTATCGTGGTTTCGGGCTCCTACAGTGAGCAGAAACAGGTGGTCATGAAGCCCGGGGATATGGTGACCATCGGGCCGTACCAGCTCACCCTCCTTGGCTCGGCCACCCGGGACGAACCGGGGCGGGCGGTGGTTTACAGTCAGCTCTTGGTGCAAAAAAACGACCAATCCCTGGGTATTCTGCAACCCGAGGACTGGTATTTTCTAAACGGCTCCCAGCCCGCGCCCCAGGTGGCCATCCGCAGTACGCCCATCGATGACCTGTACGTGGTCATGGCCGGGATGGACGCCACCCAAGGCAAGGTGCTGTTTGAAATTCATCGCAACCCCATGCTGAGTTGGATCTGGTACGGGGGATATCTCTTGGTCGCCGGGACGCTGATCAGTCTGTGGCCGGTGAGGTCTGCGTTTCAGGAAGCGGGACGGGTGGAGATGCCCGGGGCGGAGGTTCGGCCGTGA
- a CDS encoding heme exporter protein CcmB — MWTAIWAIVRKDVTLEYRRRWLLASAILFGFLFVVVLGIAYNGKPLPTDAAAGALWMVLLFSCVTILLRTSSFEEERKSWYALLMAPVDRSAIFYGKLVANTLFLFLVELAVTPSFWLILGVPAPNSWVPLLAGLVAGALGLAAVGTFLLFLTSASEGREILFPVSMIPLTIPLLLAVTRLTAGAWGGGGDLFVWYAIAGGYLVLFGLLPWLLFELLVEV, encoded by the coding sequence TTGTGGACCGCAATTTGGGCCATTGTGAGAAAGGATGTCACCCTGGAGTACCGACGGAGGTGGCTGCTCGCCTCCGCGATTCTGTTCGGTTTTTTATTCGTGGTGGTCCTGGGCATTGCCTATAACGGCAAGCCCTTGCCCACAGACGCCGCGGCGGGAGCACTTTGGATGGTCCTCCTGTTCTCCTGCGTCACCATCTTGCTGCGGACCAGCTCCTTCGAGGAAGAGCGCAAGTCCTGGTACGCCCTGCTCATGGCACCGGTGGACCGAAGTGCGATTTTTTATGGTAAGCTGGTGGCAAACACCTTGTTTCTATTTTTGGTCGAGCTGGCGGTAACGCCATCTTTTTGGCTCATCTTGGGCGTGCCCGCTCCGAACTCTTGGGTTCCGCTGCTGGCGGGGCTAGTGGCCGGAGCATTGGGCCTGGCGGCGGTGGGGACGTTTTTGCTTTTTCTGACATCCGCCAGCGAAGGGCGGGAGATCTTGTTCCCGGTCTCCATGATCCCGCTCACCATTCCCCTTCTTTTGGCGGTCACGCGACTGACCGCCGGGGCTTGGGGCGGAGGCGGCGATTTGTTCGTGTGGTACGCGATCGCCGGGGGATACTTGGTTTTGTTTGGGCTTTTACCCTGGTTGTTATTCGAGCTCCTGGTGGAGGTGTGA
- a CDS encoding ferric reductase-like transmembrane domain-containing protein, with protein sequence MQKNRSSQRGTAPAVLVLVSATAWSFLAGAWLVLKHPQLAGQIDWLIVRASGITAFALLTAVVGMGLLMANPRNKTQWRLAPKLMPWHRSLAMVTLSFLLTHLTMLLLDHQSGFGWRELFVPMASGYRPIPVAFGIGSFYLLIITLVTAHMPRLLPKGGWLRIHRIAAATWVAAWFHGILAGTDTPAIAGLYQVSGFVLVVLLFLRYWLVADSAPAAQKRRNES encoded by the coding sequence GTGCAGAAAAACCGGTCATCCCAACGCGGCACCGCCCCGGCCGTCCTGGTGCTCGTATCGGCCACCGCCTGGAGTTTTCTGGCCGGCGCCTGGCTGGTTCTGAAACATCCGCAGTTGGCCGGGCAAATTGACTGGCTGATCGTCCGGGCCAGCGGCATCACCGCCTTTGCCCTGCTGACTGCCGTGGTGGGAATGGGACTGCTCATGGCGAATCCGAGGAATAAAACCCAGTGGCGTCTCGCCCCCAAGCTCATGCCGTGGCACCGTTCACTCGCCATGGTCACCCTGAGCTTTCTGCTCACTCATTTGACCATGCTTTTGCTCGACCACCAATCGGGGTTCGGCTGGCGCGAACTGTTCGTGCCGATGGCCTCGGGGTACCGGCCCATCCCCGTAGCCTTTGGAATCGGCTCCTTCTACCTGTTGATCATCACTTTGGTCACCGCCCACATGCCACGCCTCCTGCCAAAGGGCGGCTGGCTGCGAATCCACCGGATCGCCGCCGCCACCTGGGTGGCGGCCTGGTTCCACGGAATCCTCGCCGGTACCGATACACCGGCCATCGCCGGGCTGTACCAGGTGAGCGGGTTTGTGCTCGTCGTCCTCTTGTTCTTGCGTTACTGGCTGGTGGCCGATTCCGCTCCGGCCGCACAGAAAAGGAGGAATGAATCGTGA